In a genomic window of Bemisia tabaci chromosome 1, PGI_BMITA_v3:
- the LOC109036592 gene encoding phospholipid phosphatase homolog 1.2 homolog isoform X1 produces MKKNRGVCIIFVDILMVSIVLTLLLLIEFGPVPHLQNIGFYCGDPKISHKFTGDTIRARTLIAISFIAPFLVCCLIEYSRSSNRPDRYGVSRLSWFRRALLWYKEYFIGLLFCYVIIDVAKVIVGEPRPHFLDTCQPAQAVNCTQGYIAHYTCTNKMLSGYLIRDSYKSFPSGHAAFSVYSAVFTIWYLQRRMIPVTYTLLPLLQILCIVWALCCSLTRITDRRHHWWDVLAGSIVGVATSVYAIKIFCCDFQLDSYQNLLKVKNTVSDVKENGILHRNGNVRQLSVRRLLTMPTGIVDGHHELNQVHS; encoded by the exons TTTTAACCTTACTGCTGCTGATTGAGTTTGGACCAGTGCCACACCTTCAGAACATAGGATTTTACTGTGGAGACCCCAAAATCAGTCACAAATTTACTGGTGATACCATCAGAGCAAGAACTCTAATAGCGATCTCTTTCATAGCTCCATTTTTAGTG tgcTGTTTGATCGAGTATAGCAGAAGCTCCAACCGGCCAGACAGATACGGTGTCAGTCGACTGAGCTGGTTCAGACGAGCATTACTATGGTACAAAGAGTACTTCATTGGTCTTCTTTTCTGTTATGTAATTATAGACGTGGCAAAGGTCATCGTCGGAGAGCCTCGACCTCATTTCTTGGACACATGCCAACCGGCTCAAGCTGTGAATTGCACTCAGGG ATACATTGCACATTACACTTGCACAAATAAAATGTTGAGTGGCTACCTAATCAGAGATTCGTATAAATCTTTTCCATCTGGACATGCTGCATTCTCGGTGTACAGTGCTGTTTTTACCATT TGGTATTTGCAGAGGAGGATGATTCCTGTAACTTACACTCTACTACCTTTATTGCAAATACTGTGTATTGTTTGGGCTCTTTGTTGCTCTTTGACAAGGATTACAGATCGTAGACATCATTGGTGGGATGTTTTAGCAGGATCTATCGTAGGTGTTGCTACATCAGTGTATGCT atCAAAATTTTCTGCTGTGATTTTCAACTTGACAGTTATCAAAATCTGCTGAAAGTTAAGAACACTGTCAGTGATGTTAAAGAGAACGGGATTTTGCATAGAAATGGCAATGTCAGGCAATTGTCTGTTCGAAGATTATTAACAATGCCCACCGGAATCGTTGATGGTCATCATGAGTTGAATCAAGTTCATAGCTGA
- the LOC109036592 gene encoding phospholipid phosphatase homolog 1.2 homolog isoform X2: MLHKFAKDKLSLIFLTLLLLIEFGPVPHLQNIGFYCGDPKISHKFTGDTIRARTLIAISFIAPFLVCCLIEYSRSSNRPDRYGVSRLSWFRRALLWYKEYFIGLLFCYVIIDVAKVIVGEPRPHFLDTCQPAQAVNCTQGYIAHYTCTNKMLSGYLIRDSYKSFPSGHAAFSVYSAVFTIWYLQRRMIPVTYTLLPLLQILCIVWALCCSLTRITDRRHHWWDVLAGSIVGVATSVYAIKIFCCDFQLDSYQNLLKVKNTVSDVKENGILHRNGNVRQLSVRRLLTMPTGIVDGHHELNQVHS, encoded by the exons ATGTTACACAAGTTCGCCAAGGACAAATTAAGTCTAATCT TTTTAACCTTACTGCTGCTGATTGAGTTTGGACCAGTGCCACACCTTCAGAACATAGGATTTTACTGTGGAGACCCCAAAATCAGTCACAAATTTACTGGTGATACCATCAGAGCAAGAACTCTAATAGCGATCTCTTTCATAGCTCCATTTTTAGTG tgcTGTTTGATCGAGTATAGCAGAAGCTCCAACCGGCCAGACAGATACGGTGTCAGTCGACTGAGCTGGTTCAGACGAGCATTACTATGGTACAAAGAGTACTTCATTGGTCTTCTTTTCTGTTATGTAATTATAGACGTGGCAAAGGTCATCGTCGGAGAGCCTCGACCTCATTTCTTGGACACATGCCAACCGGCTCAAGCTGTGAATTGCACTCAGGG ATACATTGCACATTACACTTGCACAAATAAAATGTTGAGTGGCTACCTAATCAGAGATTCGTATAAATCTTTTCCATCTGGACATGCTGCATTCTCGGTGTACAGTGCTGTTTTTACCATT TGGTATTTGCAGAGGAGGATGATTCCTGTAACTTACACTCTACTACCTTTATTGCAAATACTGTGTATTGTTTGGGCTCTTTGTTGCTCTTTGACAAGGATTACAGATCGTAGACATCATTGGTGGGATGTTTTAGCAGGATCTATCGTAGGTGTTGCTACATCAGTGTATGCT atCAAAATTTTCTGCTGTGATTTTCAACTTGACAGTTATCAAAATCTGCTGAAAGTTAAGAACACTGTCAGTGATGTTAAAGAGAACGGGATTTTGCATAGAAATGGCAATGTCAGGCAATTGTCTGTTCGAAGATTATTAACAATGCCCACCGGAATCGTTGATGGTCATCATGAGTTGAATCAAGTTCATAGCTGA